Proteins from a genomic interval of Nasonia vitripennis strain AsymCx chromosome 3, Nvit_psr_1.1, whole genome shotgun sequence:
- the LOC100678917 gene encoding myosin heavy chain, embryonic smooth muscle isoform isoform X2 has product MAIPRVKTCSSDTMNEIGKAENAKPALRKTGRPSGIIGVKSKIPKHEKPGSAAVTTSAGEAIASKSQDSGNKRALENQFNTKRKHYATLRKEIDEKEKYCLTMYEEIQQLREKMMAGGGKDPVAQELLQAPATASLDLLTEFETSLSSIPDTWLGVCREALEKRNAKLLSWIETLEPADGTTSDSLKEELTQRIASFDWNEESAELSEQLREQVQKMSQLVQRLRLQLERSKCGGDSTEKVDRAERERGLKTRARVRELETQLRELQEKLKQKETSLELKSKELHKCQKSNEAARGEIAKVDKQRENQESKLAKLKQEVESKDKESRELIAQYNKQVQHLQQELEDERKTRQELQSQFDQFKARNVKLEEKCQQLLEVQEKEKNVLSVDGQHTEYEIQLFDELRETQKILAEKSEIIRKLEAEREKILAAAVNAPEDETGKTDENSREIRLAAELLTKTDELDTLRDQFKQLQKNYRRMQQRAEYFEEKLKEMNEVQNQLLMKEGSGSRAAYGAQVMQLHQQVTDLRSSLAQANGQNVELEKTCMRLQLKLERYKRHMHNLNKDRKLRKEMQTLLQHEDAGMVGAESHLDVQNTAEDIEELYEALEKKELQVMKLEKLVKQMEQQEECSQAQRTRLENRIAKLELELKEAQQTHRNRGFSFL; this is encoded by the exons ATGGCGATTCCGAGGGTGAAAACGTGCAGCTCGGACACGATGAATGAAA TAGGTAAAGCGGAGAACGCGAAGCCCGCACTGAGGAAGACCGGCAGACCCTCGGGGATCATTGGGGTCAAGAGCAAAATCCCGAAACACGAGAAGCCAGGTTCAGCTGCGGTCACGACGTCCGCAGGA GAGGCGATCGCGTCCAAGAGTCAGGACAGCGGCAACAAACGGGCCCTGGAGAACCAGTTCAACACCAAGCGAAAGCATTACGCTACTCTAAGAAAAGAGATCGACGAGAAAGAA AAATACTGCCTGACGATGTACGAGGAGATCCAGCAGCTGAGGGAGAAGATGATGGCAGGTGGCGGAAAGGATCCAGTGGCCCAGGAGCTGCTGCAAGCGCCCGCCACAGCCAGCTTGGACCTGTTGACGGAGTTCGAGACTAGTCTGAGCTCCATTCCGGACACATGGCTGGGAGTGTGTCGAGAGGCGCTGGAGAAGCGGAACGCAAAGTTGCTCAGCTGGATCGAGACTCTCGAACCTGCTGATGGAACCACCTCGGACAG CCTGAAAGAAGAGCTGACACAGCGCATCGCGAGCTTCGACTGGAACGAGGAATCGGCGGAACTGTCCGAGCAGCTGCGCGAACAGGTTCAAAAGATGAGTCAACTCGTGCAGAGGTTGAGGCTTCAACTGGAGCGGTCCAAGTGCGGAGGCGACTCGACGGAGAAGGTGGACAGAGCCGAGAGGGAACGGGGCCTCAAGACTCGGGCTAGGGTCAGGGAACTCGAGACTCAACTGCGCGAACTCCAAGAGAAGCTCAAGCAGAAGGAAACGAGCCTCGAGTTGAAGAGCAAGGAACTGCACAAGTGCCAGAAGAGCAACGAGGCGGCACGAGGAGAGATCGCCAAAGTCGACAAGCAGCGGGAAAATCAGGAGTCCAA ATTGGCCAAACTGAAGCAGGAAGTTGAATCCAAGGACAAGGAATCGCGAGAACTCATAGCTCAGTACAACAAGCAAGTTCAGCATCTGCAGCAGGAGCTGGAGGACGAGAGGAAAACGAG GCAGGAGCTCCAGTCCCAGTTTGACCAGTTCAAAGCGAGGAACGTAAAGCTGGAAGAAAAGTGCCAACAGTTGCTCGAGGTTCAGGAAAAGGAGAAGAATGTCCTGTCTG TTGACGGCCAACACACGGAATACGAGATCCAGTTGTTCGACGAGCTGAGAGAAACTCAGAAAATCTTGGCGGAGAAGAGTGAAATCATCCGAAAGCTCgaggccgagagagaaaagattCTAGCGGCTGCGGTAAACGCCCCCGAGGATGAGACG GGCAAAACCGACGAGAACTCGAGAGAAATCAGGCTGGCAGCCGAGTTGCTTACTAAAACCGACGAGCTAGATACTTTGAGGGACCAATTCAAGCAACTCCAAAAGAATTACAGAAGGAT GCAGCAACGAGCCGAGTATTTCGAGGAAAAACTGAAGGAGATGAACGAGGTGCAGAATCAGTTACTCATGAAGGAGGGCAGCGGCAGCCGAGCAGCCTACGGAGCTCAGGTGATGCAGCTACATCAACAGGTCACGGACTTGCGCTCGAGTCTCGCTCAAGCGAACGGACAGAACGTTGAGTTGGAGAAGACCTGTATGAGGCTCCAGCTGAAGCTGGAACGTTACAAGAGACATATGCACAACTTGAATAAAGATCGAAAACTCCGAAAGGAGATGCAGACGCTCCTGCAGCACGAAGATGCTGGTATGGTCGGCGCCGAAAGTCATCTCGATGTTCAG AACACGGCTGAGGACATCGAGGAACTCTACGAGGCACTCGAGAAAAAGGAGCTGCAAGTGATGAAGTTGGAAAAGCTCGTCAAACAGATGGAACAGCAGGAGGAGTGTTCCCAGGCACAGCGTACTAGGCTAGAAAACAGAATTGCTAAATTAGAGCTTGAGCTCAAAGAAGCTCAGCAGACTCATAG gAATAGAGGATTCAGTTTCCTGTGA
- the LOC100678917 gene encoding myosin heavy chain, embryonic smooth muscle isoform isoform X1, producing MAIPRVKTCSSDTMNEIGKAENAKPALRKTGRPSGIIGVKSKIPKHEKPGSAAVTTSAGEAIASKSQDSGNKRALENQFNTKRKHYATLRKEIDEKEKYCLTMYEEIQQLREKMMAGGGKDPVAQELLQAPATASLDLLTEFETSLSSIPDTWLGVCREALEKRNAKLLSWIETLEPADGTTSDSLKEELTQRIASFDWNEESAELSEQLREQVQKMSQLVQRLRLQLERSKCGGDSTEKVDRAERERGLKTRARVRELETQLRELQEKLKQKETSLELKSKELHKCQKSNEAARGEIAKVDKQRENQESKLAKLKQEVESKDKESRELIAQYNKQVQHLQQELEDERKTRQELQSQFDQFKARNVKLEEKCQQLLEVQEKEKNVLSVDGQHTEYEIQLFDELRETQKILAEKSEIIRKLEAEREKILAAAVNAPEDETGKTDENSREIRLAAELLTKTDELDTLRDQFKQLQKNYRRMQQRAEYFEEKLKEMNEVQNQLLMKEGSGSRAAYGAQVMQLHQQVTDLRSSLAQANGQNVELEKTCMRLQLKLERYKRHMHNLNKDRKLRKEMQTLLQHEDAGMVGAESHLDVQVDQLMQNTAEDIEELYEALEKKELQVMKLEKLVKQMEQQEECSQAQRTRLENRIAKLELELKEAQQTHRNRGFSFL from the exons ATGGCGATTCCGAGGGTGAAAACGTGCAGCTCGGACACGATGAATGAAA TAGGTAAAGCGGAGAACGCGAAGCCCGCACTGAGGAAGACCGGCAGACCCTCGGGGATCATTGGGGTCAAGAGCAAAATCCCGAAACACGAGAAGCCAGGTTCAGCTGCGGTCACGACGTCCGCAGGA GAGGCGATCGCGTCCAAGAGTCAGGACAGCGGCAACAAACGGGCCCTGGAGAACCAGTTCAACACCAAGCGAAAGCATTACGCTACTCTAAGAAAAGAGATCGACGAGAAAGAA AAATACTGCCTGACGATGTACGAGGAGATCCAGCAGCTGAGGGAGAAGATGATGGCAGGTGGCGGAAAGGATCCAGTGGCCCAGGAGCTGCTGCAAGCGCCCGCCACAGCCAGCTTGGACCTGTTGACGGAGTTCGAGACTAGTCTGAGCTCCATTCCGGACACATGGCTGGGAGTGTGTCGAGAGGCGCTGGAGAAGCGGAACGCAAAGTTGCTCAGCTGGATCGAGACTCTCGAACCTGCTGATGGAACCACCTCGGACAG CCTGAAAGAAGAGCTGACACAGCGCATCGCGAGCTTCGACTGGAACGAGGAATCGGCGGAACTGTCCGAGCAGCTGCGCGAACAGGTTCAAAAGATGAGTCAACTCGTGCAGAGGTTGAGGCTTCAACTGGAGCGGTCCAAGTGCGGAGGCGACTCGACGGAGAAGGTGGACAGAGCCGAGAGGGAACGGGGCCTCAAGACTCGGGCTAGGGTCAGGGAACTCGAGACTCAACTGCGCGAACTCCAAGAGAAGCTCAAGCAGAAGGAAACGAGCCTCGAGTTGAAGAGCAAGGAACTGCACAAGTGCCAGAAGAGCAACGAGGCGGCACGAGGAGAGATCGCCAAAGTCGACAAGCAGCGGGAAAATCAGGAGTCCAA ATTGGCCAAACTGAAGCAGGAAGTTGAATCCAAGGACAAGGAATCGCGAGAACTCATAGCTCAGTACAACAAGCAAGTTCAGCATCTGCAGCAGGAGCTGGAGGACGAGAGGAAAACGAG GCAGGAGCTCCAGTCCCAGTTTGACCAGTTCAAAGCGAGGAACGTAAAGCTGGAAGAAAAGTGCCAACAGTTGCTCGAGGTTCAGGAAAAGGAGAAGAATGTCCTGTCTG TTGACGGCCAACACACGGAATACGAGATCCAGTTGTTCGACGAGCTGAGAGAAACTCAGAAAATCTTGGCGGAGAAGAGTGAAATCATCCGAAAGCTCgaggccgagagagaaaagattCTAGCGGCTGCGGTAAACGCCCCCGAGGATGAGACG GGCAAAACCGACGAGAACTCGAGAGAAATCAGGCTGGCAGCCGAGTTGCTTACTAAAACCGACGAGCTAGATACTTTGAGGGACCAATTCAAGCAACTCCAAAAGAATTACAGAAGGAT GCAGCAACGAGCCGAGTATTTCGAGGAAAAACTGAAGGAGATGAACGAGGTGCAGAATCAGTTACTCATGAAGGAGGGCAGCGGCAGCCGAGCAGCCTACGGAGCTCAGGTGATGCAGCTACATCAACAGGTCACGGACTTGCGCTCGAGTCTCGCTCAAGCGAACGGACAGAACGTTGAGTTGGAGAAGACCTGTATGAGGCTCCAGCTGAAGCTGGAACGTTACAAGAGACATATGCACAACTTGAATAAAGATCGAAAACTCCGAAAGGAGATGCAGACGCTCCTGCAGCACGAAGATGCTGGTATGGTCGGCGCCGAAAGTCATCTCGATGTTCAGGTAGATCAGCTGATGCAG AACACGGCTGAGGACATCGAGGAACTCTACGAGGCACTCGAGAAAAAGGAGCTGCAAGTGATGAAGTTGGAAAAGCTCGTCAAACAGATGGAACAGCAGGAGGAGTGTTCCCAGGCACAGCGTACTAGGCTAGAAAACAGAATTGCTAAATTAGAGCTTGAGCTCAAAGAAGCTCAGCAGACTCATAG gAATAGAGGATTCAGTTTCCTGTGA
- the LOC100678917 gene encoding myosin heavy chain, embryonic smooth muscle isoform isoform X3, with protein sequence MYEEIQQLREKMMAGGGKDPVAQELLQAPATASLDLLTEFETSLSSIPDTWLGVCREALEKRNAKLLSWIETLEPADGTTSDSLKEELTQRIASFDWNEESAELSEQLREQVQKMSQLVQRLRLQLERSKCGGDSTEKVDRAERERGLKTRARVRELETQLRELQEKLKQKETSLELKSKELHKCQKSNEAARGEIAKVDKQRENQESKLAKLKQEVESKDKESRELIAQYNKQVQHLQQELEDERKTRQELQSQFDQFKARNVKLEEKCQQLLEVQEKEKNVLSVDGQHTEYEIQLFDELRETQKILAEKSEIIRKLEAEREKILAAAVNAPEDETGKTDENSREIRLAAELLTKTDELDTLRDQFKQLQKNYRRMQQRAEYFEEKLKEMNEVQNQLLMKEGSGSRAAYGAQVMQLHQQVTDLRSSLAQANGQNVELEKTCMRLQLKLERYKRHMHNLNKDRKLRKEMQTLLQHEDAGMVGAESHLDVQVDQLMQNTAEDIEELYEALEKKELQVMKLEKLVKQMEQQEECSQAQRTRLENRIAKLELELKEAQQTHRNRGFSFL encoded by the exons ATGTACGAGGAGATCCAGCAGCTGAGGGAGAAGATGATGGCAGGTGGCGGAAAGGATCCAGTGGCCCAGGAGCTGCTGCAAGCGCCCGCCACAGCCAGCTTGGACCTGTTGACGGAGTTCGAGACTAGTCTGAGCTCCATTCCGGACACATGGCTGGGAGTGTGTCGAGAGGCGCTGGAGAAGCGGAACGCAAAGTTGCTCAGCTGGATCGAGACTCTCGAACCTGCTGATGGAACCACCTCGGACAG CCTGAAAGAAGAGCTGACACAGCGCATCGCGAGCTTCGACTGGAACGAGGAATCGGCGGAACTGTCCGAGCAGCTGCGCGAACAGGTTCAAAAGATGAGTCAACTCGTGCAGAGGTTGAGGCTTCAACTGGAGCGGTCCAAGTGCGGAGGCGACTCGACGGAGAAGGTGGACAGAGCCGAGAGGGAACGGGGCCTCAAGACTCGGGCTAGGGTCAGGGAACTCGAGACTCAACTGCGCGAACTCCAAGAGAAGCTCAAGCAGAAGGAAACGAGCCTCGAGTTGAAGAGCAAGGAACTGCACAAGTGCCAGAAGAGCAACGAGGCGGCACGAGGAGAGATCGCCAAAGTCGACAAGCAGCGGGAAAATCAGGAGTCCAA ATTGGCCAAACTGAAGCAGGAAGTTGAATCCAAGGACAAGGAATCGCGAGAACTCATAGCTCAGTACAACAAGCAAGTTCAGCATCTGCAGCAGGAGCTGGAGGACGAGAGGAAAACGAG GCAGGAGCTCCAGTCCCAGTTTGACCAGTTCAAAGCGAGGAACGTAAAGCTGGAAGAAAAGTGCCAACAGTTGCTCGAGGTTCAGGAAAAGGAGAAGAATGTCCTGTCTG TTGACGGCCAACACACGGAATACGAGATCCAGTTGTTCGACGAGCTGAGAGAAACTCAGAAAATCTTGGCGGAGAAGAGTGAAATCATCCGAAAGCTCgaggccgagagagaaaagattCTAGCGGCTGCGGTAAACGCCCCCGAGGATGAGACG GGCAAAACCGACGAGAACTCGAGAGAAATCAGGCTGGCAGCCGAGTTGCTTACTAAAACCGACGAGCTAGATACTTTGAGGGACCAATTCAAGCAACTCCAAAAGAATTACAGAAGGAT GCAGCAACGAGCCGAGTATTTCGAGGAAAAACTGAAGGAGATGAACGAGGTGCAGAATCAGTTACTCATGAAGGAGGGCAGCGGCAGCCGAGCAGCCTACGGAGCTCAGGTGATGCAGCTACATCAACAGGTCACGGACTTGCGCTCGAGTCTCGCTCAAGCGAACGGACAGAACGTTGAGTTGGAGAAGACCTGTATGAGGCTCCAGCTGAAGCTGGAACGTTACAAGAGACATATGCACAACTTGAATAAAGATCGAAAACTCCGAAAGGAGATGCAGACGCTCCTGCAGCACGAAGATGCTGGTATGGTCGGCGCCGAAAGTCATCTCGATGTTCAGGTAGATCAGCTGATGCAG AACACGGCTGAGGACATCGAGGAACTCTACGAGGCACTCGAGAAAAAGGAGCTGCAAGTGATGAAGTTGGAAAAGCTCGTCAAACAGATGGAACAGCAGGAGGAGTGTTCCCAGGCACAGCGTACTAGGCTAGAAAACAGAATTGCTAAATTAGAGCTTGAGCTCAAAGAAGCTCAGCAGACTCATAG gAATAGAGGATTCAGTTTCCTGTGA
- the LOC100113807 gene encoding splicing factor YJU2, with translation MSERKVLNKYYPPDFDPSKIPRMKLARNRQYTVRLMAPFNMRCKTCGEYIYKGKKFNARKEDVEGDTYLGIRIYRFYIKCTRCLQEISFKTDPKNTDYEIEAGATRNFMALKLAEEQAKREEDEEKEEEATNPMKLLEKRTQQSKNELDLLESLEELKDLNRRQQTINYDEMLEQYDTSAARIRTEKEQEEYDEQLVKEIFKNKKRVVGEVIEEETVEEPVEKLPKLSSTSSDLVPVAVSKSTVSIAARRKNLGIKLKSNKPAEATGVSKNETTGSNSEKDDVQSASKNCDTPKVETVSATEKKPSGLLMLGAYSDSSGNDSD, from the exons ATGTCTGAGCGTAAAGTATTAAAC AAATACTATCCCCCGGATTTCGATCCGTCGAAGATTCCGCGCATGAAATTAGCGCGGAATCGTCAATACACGGTTCGTTTGATGGCCCCGTTCAACATGAGATGCAAGACTTGTGGAGAGTACATCTACAAGGGTAAAAAATTCAATGCCAGAAAGGAGGATGTCGAAGGTGATACATACCtgggtatacgtatatacagatTTTACATAAAGTGCACTAGGTGTCTGCAAGAAATTTCCTTCAAAACTGACCCTAAGAATACAGACTATGAGATCGAGGCTGGGGCCACGAGAAATTTCATGGCCCTCAAGTTAGCGGAAGAGCAAGCCAAGCGAGAAGAAGATGAGGAGAAAGAAGAGGAGGCTACTAATCCTATGAAGTTGTTAGAAAAGAGGACACAGCAATCGAAAAATGAATTGGATCTATTGGAGTCCTTGGAGGAACTGAAGGATTTGAACCGCAGGCAGCAAACCATAAATTACGACGAGATGCTTGAACAGTATGACACATCCGCTGCTAGGATAAGAACAGAAAAGGAGCAAGAGGAGTACGACGAGCAGCTAGTCAAGGAAATATTCAAGAACAAGAAGAGGGTTGTGGGAGAAGTCATTGAAGAAGAAACAGTAGAAGAACCAGTGGAAAAATTACCAAAGCTGTCATCCACTTCATCAGATTTGGTACCTGTAGCAGTTTCAAAATCCACTGTCAGCATCGCTGCCAGGAGAAAAAATCTtggtattaaattaaaatcgaaTAAGCCTGCTGAAGCCACGGGTGTTAGTAAGAATGAAACGACTGGCAGCAACAGTGAAAAGGATGATGTACAAAGTGCCAGCAAGAACTGTGATACTCCAAAAGTAGAGACTGTTAGTGCTACTGAAAAGAAACCAAGTGGACTGTTAATGTTGGGTGCATATTCGGACAGCAGTGGCAACGATAGTGACTAG